Genomic window (Acidobacteriota bacterium):
AGCCAGACGTAGGCGAGTCGTCCTCCGCTCAGCTCGTCCACACGTGCCTGGTTCGCCGCGACCCATGCCCACATGCGCTGGAAGGACTCGTTCGCGATCGGCTCGACGACGATGTCCCGTGCTTGCTCCGCGGAAGGCGACGACGAGACGGTCACCGTGATCGTCCGCCCCGCCGTACCCTCCAGCAGGCGGTAGGGATTCGTCGGCGGACGCAGCTCGACTCCATCGATGGCCAGCAGGTAGTCGCCCTCGGCGACCTCCAGCCCCGGCATTGAGAGCGGGCCGGTCGTGCCAGGCCACCACGCGTCGCCCGCGTAGATGCGCGCGAGGCGATAGAGCCCGTCGGCTTCCTCCAGGTCCGCGCCGAGCAACCCGGTGTGCGGATTCTCCAGGTCGGGATAGTCGCCGCCGAACACGTAGGAATGGCCGACCGCGATCTCTCCCGAGAGCATGTCCAGCAGGTGGTTGAAGTCCGCGCGGTGACGCACGTCGGGAAGCCACGCGGCGTACCACTCCCACACGTCGTTCCAGGGCGCCCCGTGCTGGTTGTCGACGTACAGGAAGTCGCGCATGAAGCGCCAGCCGTCGCGCAGCATCTGGACATACTCGGCCCTCGGCTCGACGCGCACCCGCATGCCGCCCAGCTCGAGCCGTCCGTCGCCGTCCCCCGGCGGCTGCTCGGTGCCGACCACGCGCCAGTTGGAGCCGGACCGGTAGAGCAGGTGCTTCCGATCATGCGAGGCGGCGATTTCGGTTCCCGGCGTCACGCGCGGACCTCCGGCGTGAACCAGCGTGAGGAAATCCTCCGCCGCGCGGTCCGCGACCGTGTACTTCAGGAGCGTCGCATCGCCCGCTTCCCCGCCGACCCGGGTCACGAAGACCGAGCCGCTCGGGCCGGGAACCAGCCCTCTGTAGTCCTTCGCCGGTAGTCCCGGCGCACCCACCATGCGCCGATCCATCCCCTCGAAGTCGATCTCTACGTCCGCCGGCGCCTCGTCTTCCTGTGCCTCCTCGCCCTCCTCTTCCTCCGACTCCTCCGACTCCCCTTCCGCCGCAACTTCCTCCTCGTCGCTGCGGGGCAGGAACGGGGAAGGCTCTCCTGCGGACAGCAGCGCCAGGTACAGGGTCCGGGTCACCGGACGGTCGTAGGAGGTCATGTCGAGCCAGCCCGTATTGAGAGCGTAGTCGGCCGACGCCAGGAAGTAGAGGTACTTCCCCGACCCGTCCCAAACGGGAGCGATCGCGTCGACCGTCCCGTCGGTGAGTTGGTGCGTCTCCCGCGCTTCGGTGTCGTGGATGAAGATGGCCCGCAACTGGTTGTCGAGGCGGCGCGCGTATGCGATCCACCTCGAATCGGGAGACCAGACCGGGTTCAGCGAGCGTTGCGGGTGGGCGTAGAGGTCGGTGTCGACGTGCTCCACGCCGCCTGACTCGACATCCAGGACGAGCACGCGGTAGTGCGTATCCGTGAACGCTAGCTTCGTGCCGTCGGGCGACCACTCGGGCCGGAAGTAGAACGTCGGATCGGGGATCTCGATGCGGCGCGGGTTCGACCCGTCCTGCTCGGCGATGACCAGGCCGTACTCGCCTCCGGCGTCGCTGAACCACGCGATGCGCGAGCCGTCGGGCGACCATGCCGGATGCCGGTCCGCCACCCCGGGGCTGCGGGTCAGGTTGCGCCAGGAACCTTCCTTCGCGGGCACGCTGAAGAGCTCTCCGCGCCACTCGAAGAGCGCGCGTCTCCCCGTCGGCGACAGACCGATGTTCTGGAACCGCGTCGGGGGGACCTCCTCCCACCGCGGCCGCGACCAGTTCATGTCGCCTGCGACATGAATCTCCAGCTTTCGGGTGCAGCCCGACGCCGGATCGAGCTCGTGCAGGTACCCCGCCTGCTCGTACACCACGACGCCGGCGCCCGCGCCCAGCGACTTCACGTCGAAGTCCGCGTGGCGGGTGAGCTGCCGCTCCGCTCCCGTGCGCGGGTCGAACGACCAGACGTTGCCGGCCCAGTCGCGCTCGGACAGGTAGTAGACGAGCCCGTCCATCCACACGGGATGCATGTGGCGCTCGCCTTCCCAGGGTGCCGTCGCGCGCTCCCAGGTGGACGTGGACACGATGCTCACCGGCTGTGCCTGACCGCCCCGGTAGTTCCGCCACTCGGGGTCGTAGTACACGGTCTCCTGGTAGGCGATGTGGCCGCCGTCCGCGGACATCTCCCCCAGGTACGCCTGCGGCAGCGGGAGTGGCGCCGGCAGCCCGCCCGAGCGGGGAACGGTGTAGAACTTCGAGAGCTTCGTGGGCAACGCGTCCCGGCCCGACTGGAAGAGGACCGCTCCCTCCGGGGTCCAGCCCTGGACGACGTCCGAAGCCGGATGCCACGTGAGCCGTTCCGGCTGTCCGCCCGCGGCGGGCATCACGTAGACGTCGGTGTTGCCGCCGTACTGTCCGGAGAACGCGATCCACCGCCCGTCGGCACTGAACGCCGGATCGGTCTCGGCCCCCTCCGAGCTGGTCAGCCGGACGGCGTTGCCGCCCGCACGCCCCACGATCCACAGATCGTTGGCGTGCACGAAGACGACGTGCGACGAGCTGACGTCCGGTTGCCGCAGGAAGCGGGTGCCCTGGGCCTGCACGGCTGAAGGTGTCGCAACGGCCGCCGTGCAAAGGAAGGCGAGGAATGCCGTCAGGCGGCCTGGAGGCGTGGCTTCGCGGTGGAACATGGTTCGACTCCGTCTGTCTCGCGGGATCGTCGATGAAGCGTGGCGTGCGGGTCCCCGGGGCACCGCGCCGCTCGCACCCTTTCCCCTATACGACCACGGCCGCCGCGGTGTTGCAAACGCTCGGCACCGCCGAGCCGCCCGCGCCGGCGGGACGGCCGATGGAGTGGTGTTCCCCGGCCACGGCTCCTCTGCTAGCATGGCGCCCTACCGAATCCATGGGGAGGGAAAACATGAAACGCATCATCGTTCTGGCGGCGGTGCTCGGCGCCGGCGTCCTGTCGCTCGGGATCGTCGGCGCGCAGGACGCCATGGTCATCGAGGTCGAGCAGCTCGAGGACAACCTGTACGTCCTGCGCGGGCAGGGGGGCGGCGGCAACACGGCGGTCTTCGTCACCAGCGGCGGGGTCGTCGTCGTCGACTCCAAGAACCCCGGCTGGGGCCAGTCGATCCTCGACGCGATCGGGGAGCTCACCGACAACCCGGTGACCACCCTCGTCAACACCCACAGCCACCATGACCACGTGAGCGGCAACGTCGCGTTCCCGGCCAACGTCGACATCGTCACCCACGAGGTCACCGCGGCCAACATGCAGGTGATGCGGGCCTACAGCGGCCGCACGGAGCCGCCGGCCAACGTCTTCGCCGACTCGATGGGCCGCGGGCTGCCGACGCAGACCTTCTCGGAACGCATGTCGATCGGGACCGGCGACGACCGGGTCGACCTCTACCACTTCGGGCGGGGACACACGGGCGGCGACGCGTGGATCGTCTTTCCCGTGCACGGGACGCTGCATTCCGGCGACATCTTCCCGGGCAAGAACCTGCCCTTCCTCGACGCCAACAACGGCGGCAGCGGCGTGGACATTCCGGACAGCCTGCAGAAGGCGCACGACAACATCCCGGGCGTCGACACCATCATCACCGGGCACAGCACCCAGATGACGTGGAGCGACCTGCACGAGTACGCGGCGTTCAACCGCGACTTCCTGTCCGCCGTGCGGGCCGGGCACGCCGCGGGCCGGAGCGTCGACGAGATCGTGGCCGGCTGGACGATGCCGGAGGGCTACGAGGGGTACCGCGCCCCGGCGCCGGCCGGCCTGACGAACAGCGTCCAGGTGATCGTCGACGAGCTCAAAGGGAACTGAGTCCGGTCGAGCACGGCGAGCGGGGCTGTCCGGCGGGAGCCGGGCGGCCCCGCGCCGTCGCGAGGGAGCCGGGCATGCCCTTCGTCGCGCCTTGCCCGGGGGGAGGCGCCTCGCCGCTCCGGCTGCCAGGCGGCGTTCACGACAGGCTCCTACTCCTCGCTCAGCGCATCCAGGAACTCCCTCACGCGACGGGCATTGACCCCGAGGTCGCCGACACCCACGCGCGACAGCGAGCGCACGTCGACCCGGCTGCCGCCCTCGCCGGCCGCCGCGACCCGGATCACGATGTCGTCGTGGAACCCGAACCAGAACGTGCGATCCGTCGCCTCGATCCGGAACGTGTCCGGATCCGTCGCCAGGACCTCCCAGTCCATCCGCCGCACGACCGCCAGAGCCCGGCGGAACGCGTCGGCCGGCGCTACCGACAGAATCGCGGGGCTCAGGCCCGGATAGGCGGCCCGCTGCCGCTCGGCGAGGCCCGGGCCGCCGTAGTCGGTACGCCCCGGCGTGTTCAGCGCGACGGCCGCGACGAACGACGGCGGATCCTCGGTGTCGGTCGTGACGTCGTGGATCGGCGGTGCGCCCAGCGACGAGACCAGCGTCGCCACCGGAACGGCGCCCACCGCCACCGCCGCAACCAGAGCCGACCGGGCTGTCCAACCCTTGGGCCCCGTTTCGCGCGCCATCCGCGCGCCGAGGACTCCCGCGCTGACGGCGATGAGCAGCACGCCGCCGGCCAGCAGCAAGAACGCCGGCCCGAGCGGCGCGATGCCGATGCGGTATCCGAGCGGAGCGGCGATGACGGCGACGGTGCCGGCCGCCGCACCCCACGTCGCCCAGCGTGCCACCCTCATCGCGTCGACGCCATGCCGATGAACGTGAACTCCTGCACATCCACGTGCTCGATCGCGCAACGCTGGAGGTGCTGGACCAGTGCGACTGCCGGCAAGCCGGCGATGATTCTCCCGTGCATGTCTCTTCCCCTTGTACAACTCCGGCGGCGCGTGACGACTCTTCCCTCCGTGGCGGGCACTTGCGGCTCCGGTCCCGCTCAACGGGCCGAGACGGCACGTTCCGGGAGGGCGAACACGTAGACCGCGTTCGCCCGGCCGCCTCCGACCGGCGCCGCCAGGTACTGCCGGCCGTCGACCGCGTAGGTGATCGGGAAGCCCTGCACCGAGCCGGGCAGGCGTGTCCGGAACAGCACCTCGCCGGTCTCCACATCGTGGACGAACAGGTTGCGGTCCGTGTCGGCGCTCACCACCAGGCCGCCGGCTGTGGTCAGGGCCGCCCCGCCCGGACGCGTGGCCGTCGAGTGGCGCCAGACGATCTCGCCGCTGTCGATGTCCATTGCGATGAGGTGTCCCGCATGCTCACCGCTGTCCGGGTGCACCCGGCTCCCGCGGGAGAACCAGCCGCGGTCGGCGTAGTAGTCGTTCCCCTCGACCTGCTCCAGCTCGGTGAACATGCCCGTCACGCAGGTCGGGTGGATCGGGATGTAGAGCGCCTGCGTCTCCGGGTGGTAGGCGCTCGCGCGCCAGTTGCGGACGCCGCCGAAGTCGGGACAGAAATCGAGCTCGACGCCGGCCACCGGAATCATCTCCGGCCGGTAGGTCACCTCGCCGGTCTGCGGGTCGACGTCCAGGACGTTCTGGTAGCCGAGGTCGTGCGCGGCCACGAACGCGCCGGTGGCCCGGTCGAGCTCCCAGAGGATGCCGTGCTTGCCCATCTTGAACAGCGACCTCCGCCCGCGGTGGTCGATGAGCACGCTCTCGAAGACGTCGTCGAGGTCGTGCGTCTCGCCCGGCACGAACTGGAAGTACCACGCCAGCTCGCCGGTCGCCGGATCGAGCGCCAGCACGCTGTTCGTGTACAGCGCGTCGCCGTCCGTCTTGCGCGAGACGCGCGCCCACGGCTTGGCCTGCGAGGTCGACCAGTAGGTCAGGTTCGTCTCCGGGTCGTAGCTGCCCGGAATCCACGAGTCGGCGCCGGCGCGGAACGTCAGCGGCAGGTCGCCCCACGTGTCGCCCCCCGGCTCGCCGGGGCGCGCGATGGTGGACGTGCGCCACACCTGCTCACCGGTGTCCGGGTCATGGGCGGAGATGAAGCAGACGTCGTTCTTGTAGTTCTGGCAGCCGGTCATGCCGGAGACGATGTTGCCGTTCACGACGATAGGGCCGCTCGTGTAGCGATACCCCAGGCGGTAGTCGGCGACGGTGTGATCCCAGACCACCTCGCCGGTGGCCGCGTCGAGGGCCACGATATGGGCGTCCGAGGTGTTGGCGAAGATCTTGTCGCCGTAGATCGCGATCGAGCGCGTCCGCATGCCGGCGCCGACCGAATCCAGGAAGTCCGTCGACGCGTCGAACTCCCGGCTGTACTCCCAGATGCGGTCCCCGGTCACCGCGTCCACCGCCTGCACGATGTTGCGCGGACTGGGGATGAACATCACCCCGTCGTGCACGAGCGGCGCCGCCTGGCTGAGCCCCGGTCCGAGCTGCCAGCCCCAGACGAGCTGCAACTGGTCGACGTTGTCCCGGTCGATCTGATCGAGCGGGCTGTAGCCCCAGCCGTCGAGGGTGCGGCGCCAGTTCAGCCAGTCGGCCGGGTCGGGGTTCTGCAGCATCTCGTCGGTGACCGGCGAGATGTCGCGGTCCTGGGCACCCGCCGCGGCGCAGCCGAGGAACACGATGAGCGCCGCCCCCGCCGCGCGTTCGATCCGCTTCGCCAACAGACTCCGCGCCCGTCTCTCCGCTGCGGTCATCGGCGTCCCTCCCCTGTTGCGTTCCCGACTATAGCCCGACAATCGTCGCACACCGCTTGCCCGCGCCGAATGCGGCAGATCCTCAACAAGGCACGGATCTGCCGCAAATATCTGGCAGATCCGTAGTAGACGCCATCCGTCTGACCGGCTCCCAGAGCTACCAGGTGATGGCAGGCGTGGCGGAGACCCTCGCGGCGCGCGTGGGCGGGAGAGCGACTCTCTGATC
Coding sequences:
- a CDS encoding protease: MFHREATPPGRLTAFLAFLCTAAVATPSAVQAQGTRFLRQPDVSSSHVVFVHANDLWIVGRAGGNAVRLTSSEGAETDPAFSADGRWIAFSGQYGGNTDVYVMPAAGGQPERLTWHPASDVVQGWTPEGAVLFQSGRDALPTKLSKFYTVPRSGGLPAPLPLPQAYLGEMSADGGHIAYQETVYYDPEWRNYRGGQAQPVSIVSTSTWERATAPWEGERHMHPVWMDGLVYYLSERDWAGNVWSFDPRTGAERQLTRHADFDVKSLGAGAGVVVYEQAGYLHELDPASGCTRKLEIHVAGDMNWSRPRWEEVPPTRFQNIGLSPTGRRALFEWRGELFSVPAKEGSWRNLTRSPGVADRHPAWSPDGSRIAWFSDAGGEYGLVIAEQDGSNPRRIEIPDPTFYFRPEWSPDGTKLAFTDTHYRVLVLDVESGGVEHVDTDLYAHPQRSLNPVWSPDSRWIAYARRLDNQLRAIFIHDTEARETHQLTDGTVDAIAPVWDGSGKYLYFLASADYALNTGWLDMTSYDRPVTRTLYLALLSAGEPSPFLPRSDEEEVAAEGESEESEEEEGEEAQEDEAPADVEIDFEGMDRRMVGAPGLPAKDYRGLVPGPSGSVFVTRVGGEAGDATLLKYTVADRAAEDFLTLVHAGGPRVTPGTEIAASHDRKHLLYRSGSNWRVVGTEQPPGDGDGRLELGGMRVRVEPRAEYVQMLRDGWRFMRDFLYVDNQHGAPWNDVWEWYAAWLPDVRHRADFNHLLDMLSGEIAVGHSYVFGGDYPDLENPHTGLLGADLEEADGLYRLARIYAGDAWWPGTTGPLSMPGLEVAEGDYLLAIDGVELRPPTNPYRLLEGTAGRTITVTVSSSPSAEQARDIVVEPIANESFQRMWAWVAANQARVDELSGGRLAYVWLPNTSRNGYEFFNRMYYAQKDREGAVIDERNNGGGSAADYIVDMLDRELTGYFNSPGAGRKPWTQPMAGLFGPKVMIINESAGSGGDLLPYLFRFRGIGPLVGTRTWGGLVGSWDTPPLVDGGFFVAPRGGFFDVDGKWAVEGEGVAPDIEVRNDPAPVIAGGDPQLEAAVREALRLLETEKVELKEEPAPPVRWRRPSR
- a CDS encoding MBL fold metallo-hydrolase, coding for MPSGGLEAWLRGGTWFDSVCLAGSSMKRGVRVPGAPRRSHPFPYTTTAAAVLQTLGTAEPPAPAGRPMEWCSPATAPLLAWRPTESMGRENMKRIIVLAAVLGAGVLSLGIVGAQDAMVIEVEQLEDNLYVLRGQGGGGNTAVFVTSGGVVVVDSKNPGWGQSILDAIGELTDNPVTTLVNTHSHHDHVSGNVAFPANVDIVTHEVTAANMQVMRAYSGRTEPPANVFADSMGRGLPTQTFSERMSIGTGDDRVDLYHFGRGHTGGDAWIVFPVHGTLHSGDIFPGKNLPFLDANNGGSGVDIPDSLQKAHDNIPGVDTIITGHSTQMTWSDLHEYAAFNRDFLSAVRAGHAAGRSVDEIVAGWTMPEGYEGYRAPAPAGLTNSVQVIVDELKGN
- a CDS encoding DUF1499 domain-containing protein, which encodes MRVARWATWGAAAGTVAVIAAPLGYRIGIAPLGPAFLLLAGGVLLIAVSAGVLGARMARETGPKGWTARSALVAAVAVGAVPVATLVSSLGAPPIHDVTTDTEDPPSFVAAVALNTPGRTDYGGPGLAERQRAAYPGLSPAILSVAPADAFRRALAVVRRMDWEVLATDPDTFRIEATDRTFWFGFHDDIVIRVAAAGEGGSRVDVRSLSRVGVGDLGVNARRVREFLDALSEE
- a CDS encoding PQQ-binding-like beta-propeller repeat protein, producing the protein MTAAERRARSLLAKRIERAAGAALIVFLGCAAAGAQDRDISPVTDEMLQNPDPADWLNWRRTLDGWGYSPLDQIDRDNVDQLQLVWGWQLGPGLSQAAPLVHDGVMFIPSPRNIVQAVDAVTGDRIWEYSREFDASTDFLDSVGAGMRTRSIAIYGDKIFANTSDAHIVALDAATGEVVWDHTVADYRLGYRYTSGPIVVNGNIVSGMTGCQNYKNDVCFISAHDPDTGEQVWRTSTIARPGEPGGDTWGDLPLTFRAGADSWIPGSYDPETNLTYWSTSQAKPWARVSRKTDGDALYTNSVLALDPATGELAWYFQFVPGETHDLDDVFESVLIDHRGRRSLFKMGKHGILWELDRATGAFVAAHDLGYQNVLDVDPQTGEVTYRPEMIPVAGVELDFCPDFGGVRNWRASAYHPETQALYIPIHPTCVTGMFTELEQVEGNDYYADRGWFSRGSRVHPDSGEHAGHLIAMDIDSGEIVWRHSTATRPGGAALTTAGGLVVSADTDRNLFVHDVETGEVLFRTRLPGSVQGFPITYAVDGRQYLAAPVGGGRANAVYVFALPERAVSAR